AGCCGGCGTACAGCGCCGCCGCCGGCGCCATGCCGCTGACCTGCATGCGGTAGCCGGCGAAGGTATGGCGGCAGAAGAACCAGGCGCCGGCCACCGCCAGCAGCGCCAGGATGAAGGCGGCGTTCACGCGCAGGCCTTCCTTCAGCAGCGGCAGCATGGCGGCGTCGCCGAACATCTTCGACTGCGGGAAGTTGAAGCCGGCCGGGTCGCGCAGCGGACCGTGCACCAGGTAGCCCAGGAACAGGTAGGCCACGTACACCAGCATCAGGCTGACCAGGATCTCGCTGGTATTGAAGCGGGTGCGCAGCAGGGCCGGCACGGCGGCCCAGGCCATGCCGCCCAGCGCCCCGGCCGCGATCATCAGGGGAAGGATCCATGGCGCGTCGACGCCGTCGAAGTACAGGGCCACGCAGCCGGCGGCGACCGCGCCCATGGTCAGCTGGCCGTCGGCGCCGATGTTGTGGACGTTGGCGCGAAAGCCGATCGCCAGACCGACGCCGCACAGGATCAGCGGGGTCGCCTTCAGCAGCAGTTCGCCGACCCCGTATTCGCCGGTGAGCGGCTTGATGAAGTAGACGTAGAAGGCGTGCAGCGGCGCCTGGCCGAGGAACAGGAACAGCAGCGAGCCGGTCGCCAGCATGGCCAGGGCCGCGATCAGCGGCGAGGCCAGCATCATGGCGCGCGAGGGTTCGGGACGGGCTTCAAGCCGGGACATGCGCAACTCCTTGCTTATTTACTTGTTTATCGTCTTCGTTTTCAAAATCGCCGCCCATCCACCTGCCGATCTGGTTGACGCTGGTGCTTGCCACCGGCACCGCGCGTGACAGGCGGCCCTTGGCCAGCACCGCGATCCGGTCGCACATCATGAACAGCTCGTCGAGCTCCTCGGACACAACCAGCACCGCCACGCCCTGGTCGCGCAGGTCGATGATGGCCTGGCGGATCAGCATGGCGGCGCCGATGTCGACGCCCCAGGTGGGCTGGGCCAGCACCATCACCCGCGGCGCCAGCCCGATCTCGCGGCCGACGATGAACTTCTGCAGGTTGCCGCCCGACAGACTGGCGGCCGCCGCGCCGGCGCCGCCGCACTTGACCCCGAAGCGCCGGATGACGGCGGCCGCGAACTCGCGGACCGCGCCGCGCCGCACCAGGCCGCGCCGGGTCATGCCGGCGGCCGGCGCCAGGTAGCCGGTCAGCAGCGCATTGTCGGCCAGCGACAGCGCCGGCACCGCGCCCCGCCCGAGGCGCTCTTCCGGCACGAAGCCGAGGCCCAGGCGGCGACGGGCGGCGGCGTCGAGCCGGCCGGCATCCTGCCCGAGCAGGCGGATGCTGCCGGCCCGCGGCGCGCGCAGCTCGCCCGAGATCGCCTTCAGCAGCTCCTGCTGGCCATTGCCCGAAATGCCCGCCAGGCCGACGATCTCGCCGGCCCGCAGTTCGAGGCTGATGCCGTGCAGCCGCATGCCGAAGGGGTCGCTGCTTTCCAGGTCGAGGCGATCGATCGCCATGCGCACCTCGCCGGGCGCGCGCGGGGCCAGGCTGCAGGTCGGCAGCTCGCCGCCGATCATCAGTTCGGCCAGCGAATGCGCGGTTTCGTGTTTCGGCACCGCGGTCCCGGACACGCGTCCGGCGCGCAGCACGGTGGCCTTGTCGCACAGGGACTGGATTTCGTCGAGCTTGTGGCTGATGTACAGGATGCTGACGCCTTCCGCCGCCAGCTGGCGCAGCGCCACGAACAGGGTCTGCACCGCGTCCGGGGTCAGCACCGAGGTCGGCTCGTCCATGATCAGGAGGCGCGGCGACTGCAGCAGGCAGCGCACGATCTCGACGCGCTGGCGCTCGCCCACCGACATGCTGTGCACGCGCTTGTCCGGATCGAGCGGCAGGCCGTACTGCGCCGACACCGTGCGGATGCGCGGCGCCAGCGCGGCCGGCGCAGTATGTTCGTCGAGCGCCAGCGCGATGTTCTCGGCCACGGTCAGGGTCTCGAACAGCGCGAAATGCTGGAACACCATGCCGATGCCGAGCCGGCGCGCGGCGGACGGCGAATCGATGTGGACCTGCCGGCCTTCCCACATGATCTCGCCGCCGTCCGGCTTCGTCACGCCGTAGATCATCTTCATGAGGGTGCTCTTGCCGGCGCCGTTCTCGCCCAGCACGGCGTGGATCTCGCCCGGCATGACGCTGAGGTCGACGTCGGCGTTGGCCACCACCGAGGGATAACGCTTCGAGATGCCGAGCAGCTGCAGGCGCGGCTCGGGGCGGGGTGAATGCGGGGGTGGATAAGGCGGGTCTGTCTTCAAGGCGGCTCCGTCGCGTGTCAGTCGTCACCCATGGCTTTGCAAGTTGCATGCCACGGTGTATCCACCTCCGTGCACACCGGATTGTGTACAAGATGCACCACGCCGGGTCGACAATCTCACCAGGATCGCGCACACACGCGCTGCAAGCATGCGCCGCAAACGCAGGTGTTCCCGCATCGCTCCCGGCCTTCAAGGCTGAGCACGATTCCTGCTTCATGCCATGGTCACCGCGGCGGACATCCCGCCGCCGAACTATGGAGACCAGCATGACGAAACAAACGGAGACGCTGCCACAAGCAGCCAAGCGCGGCGTCACCGCGGTCGACCTGCGCATCTACCGCGCCGTGGTCAATGCCGTGATGAGCCATCGCCTGCCGCCCGGCACGCGCCTCGGCGAAGCCGATTTCTGCGAGCTGTACCAGGTCAGCCGCACCACCGTGCGCAAGGCCCTGCAGCGGCTCGCACACGATCGCATCATCGAACTGCGCCCCAACCGCGGCGCCGTGATCGCCTCGCCCTCGCCGAAGGAGGCGCGCGACATCTTCGCCGCAAGGCGCGCGCTGGAACGCGAGATCGTGCCGCTGGTGGTGCGGCGCGCCACCCCGGTCTCGCTGCGCATCATCCGCGCGGCGATCGAAGCCGAGGAAGAAGCGCGCCGCAGCGGCGACCGCGCCGCCTGGATCCGCCTCGGCGGCGAATTCCACCTGCTGCTGGCGGAGCTGTCCGGCAACGCGGTACTACATGGCTTCATGAACGAGCTGGTGTCGCGCTGCTCGCTGATCATCGCGCTCTACGAGAACCCGGGCGCGCCGATGTGCGGCAGCGGCGACCACGGCGACCTGATCGCGCTGATCGAGCAGGGCAAGGCCGAACAGGCGGCGGACCTGATCGAGCACCACCTGCTGGAGATCGAGGCGCGCCTGCACCTGGAAGATGCCGACCGCAAGGTCAACCTGGCCGAAGCCCTTGCCGGCTGCTGAACGCGGTGGATGCTGCATTGAATACCGCAGTGGATACCGCAGTGGATACGAAATGCGCCCCGATTGCACGCAGCTGCACCAGCGCGGCGCGCAGGCCTGCACCGCCAAGGCCCGACAGCGCCGCCGCCGGGGCGGAAACAGGGGCGAACCGGTCTGGCCCGCTTTTTGCTGACAGGACACAGTGAAGATTGCGTGCAATCGGCGCCAGGGATTGGATGCAATCGTGTTTCGCCATGCTTTTCCATTACAACGACAAACCTGAAAGGTCCTGCATGAAGTCCAAGCCGTACATCCGCACCGCCATCGCCACCCTGCTCGCCTCCGGCGCCTTCGCGGCCCATGCCGCCGACTGGAGCGACACCTCCCTCAGCTACCGCTACGGCACCAGGTTCTCCGAGCCCTACAACGGCCAGGACATCACCAAGCACATCGTCAACTTCAGCAACGTCAGCGGCTACAAGTACGGCAAGAACTTCTTCAGCGTCGACTTCCTGCTGTCCGACAAAACCGATCCTTCCGCGGTCGGCGCCGACAGCGGCGCGCACGAAGCCTACGCGGTGTACCGCCACACCCTGGACCTGGGCAAGATCAGCGGCGCCAACCTGGCCTTCGGTCCGGTGCGCGGCGTCGGCCTGACCGCGGGCTTCGACGTCAACAGCAAGACCGACGCAGGCTACAACTCGAAGAAGCGCATGCTGGTGCTTGGGCCGACCCTGATGCTCGACGTGCCGGGCTTCCTCGACATCAGCCTGCTCGCCCTGCGCGAGAGCAATGCGCCCTACAACGGCTTCACCCAGACCTCCACCTCGCGCTATACCTACGACACCCACGCGATGCTGACGGCGGCCTGGGGCATCCCCTTCAGCATCGGCATCCCGCTGTCCTTCGAGGGCTTCGCCAACTACATCGGCACCAAGGGCAGGAACGAATTCGGCGGCCCGACCGCGGTCGAGATCAACGTCGACATGCAGGTGATGTACGACCTGAGCCCGGCCATCGGCGCAGCCAAGAACACGCTCAAGCTGGGCCTCGAATACCAGTACTGGAAGAACAAGTTCGGCAACCCGTCGAGCAGCGTTCCCGGCGCCACCGCCAAGACCCCGATGGTGCGCGCCGAATACCACTTCTAAAACTCCAACCGTGACCGAAAAAGGAACTCCCATGAATCGTCGCAAGCTGATCGCCCTGGCCATCGCCGCCGCCTCGCTGTCGCTGTCCGCAGTCATCCCCGCGCAAGCCGCCGCCGACCCGCTGAAGGTCGCCTTCGTCTATGTCGGCCCGGTCGGCGACGCCGGCTGGACCTATGCCCACGAACAGGGCCGCCTGGCCATGGAAAAGGCGATGGGCGACAAGGTCAAGTCGACCTATGTCGAGAACGTGCCGGAAGGCGCGGACGCCGAACGCGTGATCCGCAAGCTGGCCGCCGACGGCAACAAGCTGATCTTCACCACCTCCTTCGGCTTCATGAACCCGACCGAGAAAGTGGCGAAGGCCTTTCCGAACGTCGTGTTCGAACACGCCACCGGCTTCAAGACCGGCAAGAACATGGGCGTGTACGAGACCCGCCAGTACGAGGGCACCTACCTGCAGGGCGTGATCGCCGCGAAGATGAGCAAGAGCGGCGTCATCGGCTTCGTCGGCTCCTTCGCGGTGCCGGAGGTGATCCGCAACATCAACGCCTATACCCTGGGCGCGCAGAGCGTGAACCCGAACATCAAGACCAAGGTCATCTGGGTCAACAGCTGGTACGACCCGGCCAAGGAACGCCAGGCCGCCGAGACCCTGATCGCCCAGGGCGCCGACGTCCTGACCCAGAACACCGACTCGCCGGCCACGCTGCAGGTGGCCCAGGAAAAGGGCAAGTTCGCCTTCGGCTGGGATTCGGACATGGCGCGCTTCGCGCCCAAGGCCCACCTGACCGCCAGCACCAACTACTGGGGCGACTTCTACACCCGCACCGCGCAGGCAGTGGCGGCGGGCACCTGGAAGACGGCCGAAGTGCGCGGCGGCCTGATGGAAGGCATGGTCCGGATGTCGCCGCTGAACGCCGCGATCCCGGCCGACACGGCCAAGCTGTTCGAAGAGAAGAAGGCCGCCATCATCAGCGGCAAGCTGCATCCTTTCCAGGGCCCGCTGAAGGACCAGTCGGGCGCGCTCAAGGTCGCCGCCGGGGCGCAGATGGCGGAGAAGGATGTGCACGGGATGAACTTCTATGTGCAGGGCGTGGAAGGCTCGATTCCGAAGTAAAAGCGATCGTCGCTCCCGCTGCCAGCTTCGTCGTCCCCGCGCAGGCGGGATAGTGCCGAGGGCACTATCCCGCCTGCGCGGGGGCGACGGCTTAGATAAGGAAAACTGATGCATCAGCCCACCCCACAAGACCAGCACTTCCTCACCCGGGTCTTCGCCCTCGCCCAGCGCTCGCGCGACGAAGGCCACCACCCCTTCGCCGCCATCGTGGTGGGTGCCGACGGCCAGCTCATCGCCGAAGCCATGAACGCCTCGAGCAGCGACCGCACCGCCCACGCCGAGATGAACGCCCTGCGCGCCGCGTCCGCGCGCCACAGCCCGCAGGCACTGGCCGGCGCCACGCTGTACAGCAACGCCGAACCCTGCGCCATGTGTGCGGGCGGGACCTACTGGAGCGGCGTCGGCCGCGTGGTCTACGGGATGTCGGAGAAAACCCTGCTGGAACTGACCGGCAGCGATCCGGAAAACCCGACCCTGTCCCTGCCCTGCCGCGAGGTGTTTGCCGCGGGCCAGAGGCCGACCGCCGTGATCGGCCCGCTGCGCGAGGAAGAGGCCAGAGTGGCCCACCTTGGCTTCTGGAATCGCGTCTAGAGTGTCGGAAATATTTACACTGAAACAGCCAGTTAATTTTCAACTACAAGTAACTGTTTGATTCTAATAAATATTGAAAAATGGCACGTGTTTTGCTTATTGGTAATTTCACTAATAACCAGAACGGGGATTCCATGCGCATCAAATCCATCATTGCCGCCTTTGCCTTGAGCGCCGCAAGCCTGACGGCTGCGCACGCGACCGTGCTCAATTTCGACGAGATCGGCATTCCGGGCGGGGTCACTGCGCCTGGCCTGAGCACCCAGGGCTTCAGGATGAGCGACAACACCGACGTGGTCGACATCACCGACAGCATCTGGAAGGGTTTCGGCCCGGCCTACAGCGGCCGCTACTCGGCCCTCAACGACTGGCACGGCGACATCGTTTTGACGAAGGTCGACGGCTCGCTGTTTTCCTTCCAGGGCATGTACATCAAGTCGTGGGGCGGCTTCAACGATGGCGGCGACAGCACGGTCACCGCTTACCTCGGCGACACCGTGGTCGGCAGCTATGCATTCACCCTGAGCGGGAACTGGCAGAACGTGGCCGGCAACCTGTCCGGCATCGATCGCCTGGTCGTGTCGGCCGGTTCCGCCTTCCTGCTGGACGACGTGACCGTCGACGGCGCCGCGAATGTGCCCGAGCCGGCCAGCCTGGCCCTGCTGGGACTGGGCGCGCTGGCGGCCGGCACGGTCCGCCGCCGCAGGCAGTAAATCAGAGGAAGCGGTCGAGGATCTTCCGGCTGCCCTTGTCGATCGCGAACATGTCGCGGATCAGGAAGTGGATCCCGTGGCTGTCCGCGATCAGCAGCGAGAACGCGCCCAGGCGGCGGATGTCTTCCTCGCCCTTCAGCACGAACTCGGTGTCGCCACGGTCGGTTTTCACGGTCCAGGTGGAAGGCGTGGCGAAGCTGGAGACGCCCTTGATCGACAGGATCTCGGGCATGAACTCGCGTCCTTCCAGTTCTTCCGCAACCAGCGTGCGGATCTCGGCCGGCATCTGTTCGAGGTCCTCGATCCAGGCCACTTCCTTGCCGCCGTCGCGCACCAGCGAGATGCCGCGGTTGGGGGCCTGGACCGGGAACGAGCGCACCGGCGCCACGCCGACGAATTCCTCGCCCTCGGCATTGGTAAGCACCAGCTTGCCGAAGGGGTCGCGGCGTAAGTCAAAAGCAGTCGTTAAAGTCATCGTTCAATCATCCTTGCTGCCGTCGTCCGGATCCTGGTCGACGTTGCGCGCCTGCGCTTCGTAGAGGCGGAAATACGCGCCCTCTTTTGCCATCAGTTCGTCGTGGCTGCCCTCTTCCACCACCGCGCCGCGGTCCAGCACCACCAGGCGGTCGGCGCGGTGCAGCGTCGAGAGCCGGTGCGCGATCGCGATCGTGGTGCGGCCCTGCACCAGGTTGTCGAGCGCCTTCTGGATTTCCTTCTCGGTTTCCGAGTCCACCGACGAGGTCGCCTCATCCAGGATCAGGATCGGCGGGTCGATCAGCAGCGCGCGCGCGATCGAGATGCGCTGGCGCTCGCCGCCGGACAGGCCCTGGCCGCGCTCGCCGACCATCGAGTCGTAGCCCTGCGGCAGGCGCAGGATGAATTCGTGGGCGTGGGCGGCCCGGGCGGCGGCGATGATCTCTTCGCGGGTCGCATCCGGCCGGCCGTAGGCGATGTTTTCGGAGATCGTGCCGAAGAACAGGAAAGGCTCCTGCAGCACCAGCCCGATGTGGCGACGGTAGTCGGCCACCGCGAAGCTGCGGATGTCCTTGCCGTCGAGCAGGATCGCGCCCTCGGCAACGTCGTAGAAACGGCAGATCAGGTTCACCAGGGTCGACTTGCCCGAACCGGAATGGCCGACCAGGCCGACCATCTCGCCGGCCTTGATGTTCAGCGAGATGCCGCGGTTGACCGCACGGTTGCCGTAGCGGAAGCCGACTTCGCGCAGCTCGATATTGCCGGCGACCGTGTCCAGCCTGGCCGGATTGACGGGGTCGGGCACGCTCGAGACATGATCGAGGATGTCGAAGATGCGCTTGGCGGC
This window of the Massilia sp. WG5 genome carries:
- a CDS encoding ABC transporter permease encodes the protein MSRLEARPEPSRAMMLASPLIAALAMLATGSLLFLFLGQAPLHAFYVYFIKPLTGEYGVGELLLKATPLILCGVGLAIGFRANVHNIGADGQLTMGAVAAGCVALYFDGVDAPWILPLMIAAGALGGMAWAAVPALLRTRFNTSEILVSLMLVYVAYLFLGYLVHGPLRDPAGFNFPQSKMFGDAAMLPLLKEGLRVNAAFILALLAVAGAWFFCRHTFAGYRMQVSGMAPAAALYAGFSEPKNVWLAFLASGALAGVAGVGEVAGPLGQLQGSVSPGYGFAAIIVAYVGRLHPLGVLLASLLMSLLYIGGESAQIELQLPSAITGLFQGLLLFYLLAADLFIHYRFKPRAAHPAPALPLASETVHES
- a CDS encoding ABC transporter ATP-binding protein, yielding MKTDPPYPPPHSPRPEPRLQLLGISKRYPSVVANADVDLSVMPGEIHAVLGENGAGKSTLMKMIYGVTKPDGGEIMWEGRQVHIDSPSAARRLGIGMVFQHFALFETLTVAENIALALDEHTAPAALAPRIRTVSAQYGLPLDPDKRVHSMSVGERQRVEIVRCLLQSPRLLIMDEPTSVLTPDAVQTLFVALRQLAAEGVSILYISHKLDEIQSLCDKATVLRAGRVSGTAVPKHETAHSLAELMIGGELPTCSLAPRAPGEVRMAIDRLDLESSDPFGMRLHGISLELRAGEIVGLAGISGNGQQELLKAISGELRAPRAGSIRLLGQDAGRLDAAARRRLGLGFVPEERLGRGAVPALSLADNALLTGYLAPAAGMTRRGLVRRGAVREFAAAVIRRFGVKCGGAGAAAASLSGGNLQKFIVGREIGLAPRVMVLAQPTWGVDIGAAMLIRQAIIDLRDQGVAVLVVSEELDELFMMCDRIAVLAKGRLSRAVPVASTSVNQIGRWMGGDFENEDDKQVNKQGVAHVPA
- a CDS encoding GntR family transcriptional regulator, whose protein sequence is MTKQTETLPQAAKRGVTAVDLRIYRAVVNAVMSHRLPPGTRLGEADFCELYQVSRTTVRKALQRLAHDRIIELRPNRGAVIASPSPKEARDIFAARRALEREIVPLVVRRATPVSLRIIRAAIEAEEEARRSGDRAAWIRLGGEFHLLLAELSGNAVLHGFMNELVSRCSLIIALYENPGAPMCGSGDHGDLIALIEQGKAEQAADLIEHHLLEIEARLHLEDADRKVNLAEALAGC
- a CDS encoding outer envelope protein, whose translation is MKSKPYIRTAIATLLASGAFAAHAADWSDTSLSYRYGTRFSEPYNGQDITKHIVNFSNVSGYKYGKNFFSVDFLLSDKTDPSAVGADSGAHEAYAVYRHTLDLGKISGANLAFGPVRGVGLTAGFDVNSKTDAGYNSKKRMLVLGPTLMLDVPGFLDISLLALRESNAPYNGFTQTSTSRYTYDTHAMLTAAWGIPFSIGIPLSFEGFANYIGTKGRNEFGGPTAVEINVDMQVMYDLSPAIGAAKNTLKLGLEYQYWKNKFGNPSSSVPGATAKTPMVRAEYHF
- a CDS encoding BMP family ABC transporter substrate-binding protein, with amino-acid sequence MNRRKLIALAIAAASLSLSAVIPAQAAADPLKVAFVYVGPVGDAGWTYAHEQGRLAMEKAMGDKVKSTYVENVPEGADAERVIRKLAADGNKLIFTTSFGFMNPTEKVAKAFPNVVFEHATGFKTGKNMGVYETRQYEGTYLQGVIAAKMSKSGVIGFVGSFAVPEVIRNINAYTLGAQSVNPNIKTKVIWVNSWYDPAKERQAAETLIAQGADVLTQNTDSPATLQVAQEKGKFAFGWDSDMARFAPKAHLTASTNYWGDFYTRTAQAVAAGTWKTAEVRGGLMEGMVRMSPLNAAIPADTAKLFEEKKAAIISGKLHPFQGPLKDQSGALKVAAGAQMAEKDVHGMNFYVQGVEGSIPK
- a CDS encoding nucleoside deaminase → MHQPTPQDQHFLTRVFALAQRSRDEGHHPFAAIVVGADGQLIAEAMNASSSDRTAHAEMNALRAASARHSPQALAGATLYSNAEPCAMCAGGTYWSGVGRVVYGMSEKTLLELTGSDPENPTLSLPCREVFAAGQRPTAVIGPLREEEARVAHLGFWNRV
- a CDS encoding PEP-CTERM sorting domain-containing protein; the protein is MRIKSIIAAFALSAASLTAAHATVLNFDEIGIPGGVTAPGLSTQGFRMSDNTDVVDITDSIWKGFGPAYSGRYSALNDWHGDIVLTKVDGSLFSFQGMYIKSWGGFNDGGDSTVTAYLGDTVVGSYAFTLSGNWQNVAGNLSGIDRLVVSAGSAFLLDDVTVDGAANVPEPASLALLGLGALAAGTVRRRRQ
- a CDS encoding DUF1854 domain-containing protein, producing the protein MTLTTAFDLRRDPFGKLVLTNAEGEEFVGVAPVRSFPVQAPNRGISLVRDGGKEVAWIEDLEQMPAEIRTLVAEELEGREFMPEILSIKGVSSFATPSTWTVKTDRGDTEFVLKGEEDIRRLGAFSLLIADSHGIHFLIRDMFAIDKGSRKILDRFL